A region from the Saccharomonospora azurea NA-128 genome encodes:
- a CDS encoding LLM class flavin-dependent oxidoreductase, producing MDDRRRPVPLSVLDRSPVRHGEDPATAVRHTVEFARQLEECGYHRFWVAEHHSVPGIAGSAPTVLASTVASRTNRIRVGTGGVMLPNHRPLVVAEQFGTLEALHPGRIDMGLGRSVGFTRREREALGAGKREAEQFGERIRELLEYFAGESTVHPGVHAVPAEGLRIPAFVLATGAGARIAAETGLALVIAPLSGVDAMVEHVERYRAEFRPSTLWTRPHVVVSLAVAVADTEAEARELLLPETWSLVHSRTHGVFPPLRSPEALPTPNERESRKIAEVLDRHVFGTPAAVREELSDVVRRTGADEILVTLNTYDRGAQLDSYLRLAELAR from the coding sequence ATGGACGACAGACGCCGGCCGGTGCCGCTGTCCGTGCTCGACCGATCGCCCGTACGCCACGGCGAGGACCCGGCCACCGCCGTGCGGCACACGGTCGAGTTCGCCCGGCAGCTGGAGGAGTGCGGGTACCACCGGTTCTGGGTCGCCGAGCACCACAGTGTCCCCGGCATCGCCGGCTCGGCCCCCACCGTGCTCGCGTCCACCGTCGCCTCGCGTACGAACCGGATCCGCGTCGGCACGGGCGGAGTGATGCTGCCGAACCACCGGCCGCTCGTGGTGGCCGAGCAGTTCGGGACGTTGGAGGCGCTGCATCCCGGACGGATCGACATGGGACTGGGACGGTCGGTCGGGTTCACCCGCCGCGAGCGTGAGGCCTTGGGCGCGGGCAAGCGCGAGGCCGAACAGTTCGGCGAGCGGATCCGGGAGCTGCTGGAGTACTTCGCCGGTGAGTCGACCGTCCACCCGGGAGTGCACGCGGTTCCCGCCGAGGGACTGCGGATTCCCGCGTTCGTCCTGGCGACCGGAGCGGGAGCCCGCATCGCGGCCGAGACCGGACTCGCCCTCGTCATCGCTCCACTGTCCGGTGTGGACGCCATGGTCGAGCACGTCGAGCGGTACCGGGCCGAGTTCCGCCCGTCGACGCTGTGGACGCGACCGCACGTGGTGGTGTCGCTGGCCGTGGCCGTGGCCGACACCGAGGCCGAAGCGCGCGAACTGCTGCTGCCGGAGACGTGGTCGCTCGTGCACTCACGCACCCACGGAGTCTTTCCACCCCTGCGCTCACCGGAGGCCCTCCCGACGCCGAACGAACGCGAGTCGAGGAAGATCGCCGAAGTCCTGGACAGACACGTCTTCGGCACGCCCGCGGCAGTGCGGGAGGAACTGTCCGACGTCGTGCGACGCACCGGCGCCGACGAAATCCTCGTCACCCTGAACACCTACGACCGCGGCGCCCAGCTCGACTCCTACCTCCGCCTCGCCGAGCTCGCGCGGTAG
- a CDS encoding HpcH/HpaI aldolase/citrate lyase family protein, whose amino-acid sequence MRPRRSVLYLPGANERALQKASTLAADALVLDLEDSVAPDAKESARRRVCETVAAAPYGRREVAIRVNGLDTPWHDADVRAAAEAGPDAVVVPKVGSASDVHAVEATLADAGAPEHTTIWAMIETPAAVLRAEEIATASDALTVLVLGTNDLVKELHAETVRGRAPLLASLSWCLLAARAAGKPVLDGVYNDVRDTEGFEAECVQGRQLGFDGKTLIHPSQLEPCNRVFSPSEAETDHARRVVAAFEEAMAEGRAVATVDGRMVENLHVEQARRILALAEAAQAH is encoded by the coding sequence GTGAGGCCACGCCGTTCCGTTCTCTATCTGCCCGGGGCGAACGAGCGCGCTCTGCAGAAGGCCTCAACCCTGGCCGCCGACGCGCTGGTGCTCGACCTGGAGGACTCGGTCGCGCCGGACGCCAAGGAATCGGCGCGGCGCCGCGTGTGCGAGACGGTGGCCGCGGCGCCGTACGGGCGGCGCGAGGTCGCCATCCGGGTCAACGGCCTCGACACGCCGTGGCACGACGCCGACGTGCGCGCCGCAGCCGAGGCCGGACCGGACGCCGTCGTGGTGCCGAAGGTCGGCTCGGCGTCGGACGTGCACGCCGTCGAGGCGACACTCGCCGACGCCGGCGCACCGGAGCACACGACGATCTGGGCGATGATCGAGACCCCGGCGGCCGTGCTCCGGGCCGAGGAGATCGCGACCGCGTCCGACGCGCTGACCGTGCTCGTCCTCGGCACCAACGACCTCGTCAAGGAACTGCACGCCGAGACCGTGCGGGGCCGGGCACCGCTGCTGGCGAGCCTCTCGTGGTGCCTGCTCGCGGCGCGCGCGGCGGGCAAGCCCGTGCTCGACGGCGTGTACAACGACGTGCGCGACACCGAGGGCTTCGAGGCGGAGTGCGTCCAGGGCCGCCAACTCGGCTTCGACGGCAAGACCCTGATCCACCCGAGCCAGCTCGAACCGTGCAACCGCGTGTTCTCGCCGTCCGAGGCGGAGACCGATCACGCCAGGCGTGTGGTCGCGGCTTTCGAGGAGGCGATGGCCGAGGGCCGCGCCGTAGCCACTGTGGACGGTCGAATGGTGGAGAACCTCCACGTCGAACAGGCCCGGAGGATACTGGCACTCGCCGAGGCCGCACAGGCACACTGA
- a CDS encoding NAD(P)H-binding protein: MRVVIAGGHGKIALRLEKSLAANGDTAVGIIRKPEQADDLRELSAEPVVLDLENATADEVIEVLSGADAAVFAAGAGPGSGVARKDTVDKGAAVLFAEAAERAGVRRFVQISSMGAGQEIDAEVEAKVGEVFAAYLRAKAAAEQDLRRRDLDWTILRPGRLTDDPGIGMVRLADDVPRGDVPRDDVAEVVRLLLSDTTTYGRTLELTSGNTPIAEALERL; this comes from the coding sequence ATGCGAGTTGTCATCGCCGGAGGACACGGCAAGATCGCGCTGCGGTTGGAGAAGTCGCTCGCCGCGAACGGCGATACGGCCGTCGGAATCATCCGCAAGCCCGAGCAGGCCGACGACCTGCGAGAACTCAGTGCCGAGCCGGTCGTGCTCGATCTGGAGAACGCGACCGCCGACGAGGTGATCGAGGTGCTGTCCGGCGCCGACGCGGCGGTGTTCGCCGCGGGTGCGGGGCCGGGCAGCGGGGTCGCTCGCAAGGACACCGTCGACAAGGGCGCGGCGGTGCTGTTCGCGGAGGCCGCCGAGCGGGCCGGGGTCCGGCGGTTCGTGCAGATCAGTTCGATGGGTGCGGGTCAGGAGATCGACGCCGAGGTCGAGGCCAAGGTGGGCGAGGTCTTCGCCGCCTACCTCCGGGCCAAGGCGGCGGCCGAGCAGGACCTGCGGCGGCGTGATCTGGACTGGACGATCCTGCGTCCGGGTCGGCTCACCGACGACCCGGGCATCGGCATGGTGCGGCTGGCCGACGACGTGCCGAGGGGCGACGTTCCGCGCGACGACGTCGCCGAGGTCGTCCGGCTCCTGCTGTCCGACACCACCACGTACGGCCGCACGCTCGAACTGACTTCCGGCAACACTCCCATCGCGGAGGCGTTGGAGCGGCTGTGA
- a CDS encoding D-arabinono-1,4-lactone oxidase, whose product MTPWTNWAGTASAHPRRIHRPSDTDELRAVVADVAERGGRVRPVGSGHSFTPVAAPDPGCDALDLGALSGLVRADVDTGLVTVRAGTTLRRLNALLDALGLAMTNLGDIDAQTVAGAISTGTHGTGAAFGGLATQVAALELVTADGSLVRCSPDERPELFDAARVSLGALGVLTTVTLRCEPAFVLQTQEGPLPLDRILASFDDLADTEDHVEFYWFPYGRNALVKRNTRCAPGTVARPLSAVRRFVDYTLMENAAFGALCRLGRAVPRLVPSLGALASSALSTRRYSDTAHRVFATQRAVRFVESEYAVPRERLPEVLDGLRALVPRLRHPVAFPAEIRVAAGDDVWLSTAYGRDSAYIAVHQYVGMPYEEYFAGFAEIADAVGGRPHWGKLHALGADRLRELYPRFDDFRRVRAELDPHGVFGNAYLDRVLGPID is encoded by the coding sequence GTGACACCGTGGACGAACTGGGCGGGAACCGCGTCGGCGCACCCACGCCGGATCCACCGCCCGTCCGACACCGACGAACTGCGCGCCGTCGTCGCCGACGTGGCCGAGCGCGGCGGGCGCGTCCGCCCCGTCGGGAGCGGCCACTCGTTCACTCCCGTCGCCGCGCCCGACCCGGGTTGCGACGCCCTCGACCTCGGGGCTCTGTCCGGCCTCGTCAGGGCCGACGTGGACACCGGCCTCGTCACCGTCCGCGCGGGCACCACGCTGCGGCGCCTGAACGCACTGCTCGACGCCCTGGGCCTGGCGATGACGAACCTCGGCGACATCGACGCGCAGACGGTCGCGGGCGCGATCTCGACCGGCACCCACGGCACCGGCGCCGCGTTCGGCGGACTCGCCACCCAGGTCGCGGCCCTGGAACTCGTGACGGCCGACGGCTCCCTCGTCCGCTGCTCACCGGACGAGCGGCCGGAGTTGTTCGACGCCGCCCGGGTGAGCCTGGGCGCTCTCGGCGTCCTCACCACCGTGACGTTGCGTTGCGAGCCCGCCTTCGTGCTCCAGACACAGGAAGGCCCACTGCCTCTCGACCGGATTCTGGCGTCCTTCGACGACCTCGCCGACACCGAGGACCACGTGGAGTTCTACTGGTTCCCCTACGGCCGCAACGCGCTGGTCAAGCGCAACACCCGATGCGCGCCCGGCACGGTCGCCCGACCGCTGTCGGCGGTCCGCCGGTTCGTCGACTACACGCTCATGGAGAACGCCGCGTTCGGCGCTCTCTGCCGCCTGGGCCGCGCCGTCCCCCGGCTCGTTCCCAGCCTGGGCGCGCTCGCCTCGTCGGCATTGTCCACTCGCCGCTACAGCGACACCGCTCATCGCGTGTTCGCCACCCAGCGGGCGGTGCGGTTCGTCGAGTCGGAGTACGCGGTGCCGCGAGAGCGGCTGCCCGAGGTGCTCGACGGACTCCGCGCGCTGGTGCCCCGGCTGCGGCACCCGGTGGCCTTCCCCGCGGAGATCCGGGTCGCGGCGGGCGACGACGTCTGGCTCTCCACGGCGTACGGTCGCGACTCCGCCTACATCGCCGTGCACCAGTACGTCGGCATGCCGTACGAGGAGTACTTCGCGGGGTTCGCCGAAATCGCCGACGCGGTGGGCGGCCGCCCGCACTGGGGAAAGCTCCATGCACTCGGCGCCGATCGCCTGCGCGAGCTCTATCCGCGGTTCGACGACTTCCGTCGCGTGCGGGCCGAGCTCGATCCGCACGGGGTGTTCGGCAACGCCTACCTCGACCGCGTGCTGGGCCCGATCGATTGA
- a CDS encoding amino acid deaminase/aldolase, with protein sequence MNAISAVPYDRATRDLDPPLAVVDLDAFDANADDLVRRAGGVPVRVASKSVRCRALLERVLARPGFAGLLCYTLREALWLHASGTCDDLVVAYPTADRAALRELAADEGARRAITVMVDSPEQLDLVADTLGPEHPELRVCVEFDASWRPVPGVHVGTRRSPVFTPRQAARLARHIVDRRGFRLVGVMGYEGQIAGLPDGDAGVGGALVRWMQRRSEAELARRRADVVCAVRAVTALEFVNGGGTGSLEYTRTDPSVTELTAGSGLVGPALFSRYRRFSPRPAALFALPVVRRPNRRTVTLAGGGYVASGQAGASRLPLPHLPRGLRLLAVEGAGEVQTPVTGRAARRLALGDRVWFRHAKAGELAEHFPEYHLVSGNRLVRTVPTYRGEGHFFG encoded by the coding sequence GTGAACGCCATCTCCGCCGTCCCGTACGACCGCGCGACCCGGGACCTCGACCCGCCGCTGGCCGTGGTCGACCTCGACGCCTTCGACGCCAACGCCGATGACCTTGTGCGGCGGGCCGGTGGAGTGCCCGTTCGCGTCGCGAGCAAGTCGGTGCGCTGCCGGGCGCTGCTCGAACGCGTGCTCGCCAGACCCGGCTTCGCGGGCCTGCTCTGCTACACCCTCCGCGAGGCCCTCTGGCTCCATGCGTCGGGCACGTGCGACGACCTGGTGGTCGCGTACCCGACCGCGGACCGCGCGGCGCTGCGCGAGCTCGCCGCCGACGAGGGCGCCCGGCGCGCGATCACCGTCATGGTCGACTCGCCGGAACAGCTCGACCTCGTGGCCGACACCCTCGGGCCCGAGCACCCGGAGCTGCGGGTGTGCGTGGAGTTCGACGCGTCGTGGCGCCCGGTGCCCGGCGTCCACGTCGGAACCCGCCGGTCTCCCGTGTTCACTCCGCGGCAGGCGGCGCGCCTCGCCCGGCACATCGTCGATCGGCGAGGCTTCCGGCTGGTCGGCGTGATGGGCTACGAGGGACAGATCGCCGGTCTGCCGGACGGCGACGCCGGTGTCGGGGGAGCGCTCGTGCGCTGGATGCAACGGCGTTCGGAGGCCGAGCTCGCGCGACGGCGCGCCGACGTGGTGTGCGCGGTGCGGGCGGTCACCGCGCTGGAGTTCGTCAACGGCGGCGGCACGGGCAGCCTCGAATACACGCGCACCGACCCCTCCGTCACCGAACTGACCGCGGGGTCGGGACTCGTCGGACCGGCGCTGTTCTCCCGGTACCGGCGGTTCTCGCCGCGTCCGGCGGCGCTGTTCGCCCTCCCGGTGGTGCGCAGGCCGAACCGCCGGACCGTCACCCTGGCCGGAGGCGGATACGTGGCGTCCGGTCAAGCGGGAGCCTCGCGGTTGCCCTTGCCCCACCTCCCGCGCGGATTGCGACTCCTCGCGGTGGAGGGTGCGGGCGAGGTGCAGACACCCGTCACCGGGCGCGCCGCGCGACGGCTCGCCCTCGGGGACCGCGTCTGGTTCCGCCACGCCAAGGCGGGTGAGCTCGCCGAGCACTTCCCGGAGTACCACCTCGTGTCCGGGAACCGGCTCGTGCGCACCGTGCCGACCTATCGTGGCGAGGGACACTTCTTCGGCTGA
- a CDS encoding dihydrofolate reductase family protein, translated as MATTRALRLWMQVSLDGFVAGPGGEFDWPTYEKELHTFAVEQAGDVGAMLYGRKVYEGMAAYWPDPTRYPGATELDLRYSEIWKRVPKYVFAT; from the coding sequence ATGGCGACCACGCGTGCGCTCAGGTTGTGGATGCAGGTTTCGCTCGACGGCTTCGTCGCCGGCCCGGGCGGTGAGTTCGACTGGCCGACGTACGAGAAGGAACTGCACACCTTCGCCGTGGAGCAGGCGGGCGACGTGGGCGCGATGCTGTACGGCCGCAAGGTGTACGAGGGCATGGCCGCGTACTGGCCCGATCCGACGCGCTACCCCGGTGCCACCGAGCTGGATCTGCGGTACTCGGAGATCTGGAAGCGCGTGCCGAAGTACGTCTTTGCCACGTGA
- a CDS encoding TetR/AcrR family transcriptional regulator — MSENQSVTQAATPLRRQPVQQRSARRVERMLDASAELLDEIGYEGLTTTLIAKRAGVAVGSLYQFFPDKRAVVQALTQRNLERFIAAVNERLGTLDPHHWWDVVDSLLDIYLTMHRQVPGFSTVHFGDVVDLQLLDEGRTNNRVIIDALTGLLTAHVNVPPEEATLPISVAVEAADGLLNYAFRLDPQGDQAVIDETKALIKGYLAGKFGE, encoded by the coding sequence GTGTCCGAGAACCAATCGGTGACGCAGGCGGCGACACCTCTCCGCCGACAGCCGGTCCAGCAACGCAGCGCCAGGCGGGTCGAGCGCATGCTCGACGCGAGCGCCGAACTGCTCGACGAGATCGGCTACGAAGGACTGACGACCACGCTCATCGCCAAGCGCGCGGGAGTCGCGGTGGGGTCCCTGTACCAGTTCTTCCCGGACAAACGGGCCGTGGTGCAGGCGTTGACCCAACGCAATCTCGAGCGGTTCATCGCCGCCGTCAACGAGCGGCTCGGCACGCTCGATCCACACCATTGGTGGGATGTCGTCGACTCGCTGCTCGACATCTACCTGACGATGCACCGCCAGGTGCCGGGATTCTCCACGGTGCACTTCGGTGACGTGGTCGACCTGCAGCTGCTCGACGAGGGGCGCACGAACAACCGCGTCATCATCGACGCCCTGACGGGCCTGCTCACCGCCCACGTCAACGTGCCGCCGGAGGAGGCGACCCTGCCGATCTCGGTCGCCGTGGAGGCCGCGGACGGGTTGCTCAACTACGCGTTCCGCCTCGACCCCCAGGGCGACCAGGCCGTCATCGACGAGACCAAGGCTTTGATCAAGGGCTACCTGGCGGGCAAGTTCGGTGAATGA
- a CDS encoding helix-turn-helix transcriptional regulator translates to MDANEDAKQGRINPEVWEARDMRDALANRNISEVYRQLRMHGISQRQIAAMTGQSQSEVSEILKGRQVMAYDVLSRIAKGLRIPRGYMGLAYDEATQNQVVGDGDEQQAEEDESVKRRKFLAHAAQVTMGAAVFGPASTAWASSPGRTPAPGRIGMTDVRQVEAATRALRALDYQYGGGFCRDAVVAQLSWGQQMLQASGSEKVKSRLYVALADLHSLAGWTSFDIDLVDSARNHFAQALERAKQGDNHPLVANILYRMGRVYLHQDAPNDALKLFQLGQLAAQESGSELAVAVLCANEAWAYAAMGNAEQAMKLLGRTRDEFQRADVANAESWVRFFDETDVHAMIGTVHTTLAQQADPAHTRYAIPALRRATDAYGDDMARSKTFSLSMLATNHMLEGDIDHGAKIGSKALDCAEGLKSARVKKRMEPLRQEALRRSNNSDARDLAERMTEFFA, encoded by the coding sequence ATGGACGCCAACGAGGACGCGAAGCAGGGCCGCATCAACCCGGAGGTCTGGGAAGCCCGCGACATGCGTGACGCCCTGGCGAACCGCAACATCAGCGAGGTCTACCGGCAGCTCCGGATGCACGGCATCTCGCAACGGCAGATCGCCGCGATGACCGGCCAGTCGCAGTCCGAGGTGTCGGAAATCCTCAAGGGCCGCCAGGTCATGGCCTACGACGTGCTGTCGCGCATCGCCAAGGGTCTCCGCATCCCGAGGGGATACATGGGTCTCGCCTACGACGAGGCCACGCAGAACCAGGTCGTCGGCGACGGCGACGAGCAGCAAGCTGAGGAGGACGAGTCCGTGAAACGACGGAAGTTCCTCGCACACGCCGCCCAGGTCACAATGGGGGCCGCGGTGTTCGGCCCTGCCTCCACGGCGTGGGCGTCGAGCCCGGGTAGGACTCCGGCACCGGGGCGGATCGGGATGACGGACGTCCGCCAGGTGGAGGCGGCGACCCGAGCACTCCGGGCGTTGGACTACCAGTACGGCGGCGGCTTCTGTCGCGATGCGGTGGTGGCGCAGCTGTCGTGGGGCCAGCAGATGCTCCAGGCCAGCGGCTCGGAGAAGGTCAAGTCGCGGTTGTACGTGGCGTTGGCCGACCTGCACAGCCTCGCGGGGTGGACGTCGTTCGACATCGATCTCGTCGATTCGGCGCGCAACCACTTCGCGCAGGCGCTCGAACGGGCGAAGCAGGGCGACAACCACCCGCTCGTCGCCAACATCCTCTATCGCATGGGCCGGGTCTACCTGCACCAGGACGCGCCCAACGACGCGTTGAAGCTGTTCCAGCTCGGACAGCTCGCCGCGCAGGAGTCGGGGTCGGAGCTCGCGGTCGCGGTGCTGTGTGCCAACGAGGCGTGGGCCTACGCGGCGATGGGCAACGCCGAGCAGGCGATGAAGCTGCTCGGGCGGACCCGCGACGAGTTCCAGCGCGCCGACGTGGCGAACGCCGAGTCGTGGGTCCGCTTCTTCGACGAGACCGACGTGCACGCCATGATCGGCACCGTCCACACGACCCTGGCGCAGCAGGCCGACCCGGCGCACACGCGCTACGCCATCCCCGCGCTGCGCAGGGCCACCGACGCGTACGGCGACGACATGGCGCGCAGCAAGACCTTCAGCCTCAGCATGCTGGCCACCAACCACATGCTGGAGGGCGACATCGACCACGGGGCGAAGATCGGGAGCAAGGCGCTGGACTGCGCGGAAGGGCTCAAGTCCGCCCGCGTGAAGAAGCGCATGGAGCCGTTGCGGCAGGAGGCGCTGCGGCGGAGCAACAACAGCGACGCCCGCGACCTCGCCGAGCGGATGACCGAGTTCTTCGCCTGA
- a CDS encoding phosphotransferase enzyme family protein — MAGWDGASAPSDGRFAGPALDAVVREVCALLGLDHRDAELLRFTNNAVYELRREQAVVRIVGSRALRRRAHTVVRVARHLAEHGVPAVRLFGDLPQPLRVRGHVVTVWHRVRPAGRTATPAALAELLRAVHAVPPPDDLPRWSPLRDVRGRIRDAEELTAADERFLWERCEHLEQQLAELEFPLRPALVHGDAHLGNVIVGERNPVLCDFDSSCVGPPEWDLVPLAVGHERFRDAPARYLQLARHYGFDVRSWEGFPVLRAVRELKLTTSVLPIARSRPAVRAELARRLADLRGGRSGTRWYRYR, encoded by the coding sequence GTGGCCGGCTGGGACGGGGCGTCGGCGCCGTCGGACGGTCGGTTCGCGGGTCCCGCACTGGATGCCGTGGTGCGGGAGGTCTGCGCGCTGCTGGGGTTGGACCATCGGGACGCGGAGTTGCTGCGCTTCACCAACAACGCCGTGTACGAGCTGCGCCGCGAGCAGGCGGTGGTGCGCATCGTCGGCTCGCGTGCCCTGCGGCGCCGGGCGCACACGGTGGTCCGCGTGGCCCGGCACCTGGCCGAACACGGTGTCCCGGCCGTCCGGCTGTTCGGTGATCTGCCACAGCCGCTCCGCGTGCGCGGACACGTGGTCACGGTGTGGCACCGCGTCCGCCCGGCCGGGCGGACCGCGACCCCCGCCGCCCTGGCGGAGCTGCTCCGGGCTGTGCACGCCGTCCCGCCGCCGGACGACCTTCCCCGCTGGTCGCCGTTGAGGGACGTGCGGGGAAGGATCAGGGACGCGGAGGAGCTGACGGCGGCCGACGAGCGGTTCCTATGGGAGCGGTGTGAGCACCTCGAACAGCAGTTGGCGGAGCTGGAATTCCCGCTGCGGCCGGCTCTGGTGCACGGTGACGCCCACCTCGGCAACGTGATCGTCGGTGAGCGCAACCCCGTCCTGTGCGACTTCGACTCCTCGTGCGTGGGTCCGCCGGAGTGGGACCTCGTTCCCCTGGCGGTGGGGCACGAGCGGTTCCGTGACGCACCCGCCCGGTACCTGCAGCTCGCCCGGCACTACGGCTTCGACGTCCGCAGCTGGGAGGGCTTTCCCGTGTTGCGCGCGGTACGGGAGCTGAAACTCACCACGAGCGTGCTGCCGATCGCCCGGAGTCGCCCCGCCGTGCGGGCCGAACTGGCACGCCGACTCGCTGATCTGCGCGGCGGTCGTTCCGGCACTCGTTGGTACCGGTACCGCTGA
- a CDS encoding copper resistance D family protein produces MRRLRGVSRSATVSPSSPRLAPLIAVITAALSGVLAGLALTTTTPVAGIAQVDTAVRVGLPLARAALDLAAVAAIGCAILPLLAGDRVPSSSARVFAQARLGVAMSALVWAVAALASLVLQAAEYRPGRGALSFADLRSYVETVAAGKALLVVAGFALTQALLALAAARLGHRVPPELVVGAGLFALLPLPVTGHAGDSHFAEYAMLLLELHIVSVVAWTGGLGALIALAPRNRSLLATALPRFSRLATACLAVAAATGVLNGVVEFVQHPTVALWPGLFTTAYGQLLLGKVVALAVVAALGGYTRWKLMPGVVRHKRTALAAFAVVELSVMGLAYGLAAVLSRTPLV; encoded by the coding sequence GTGCGTAGGCTTCGTGGAGTGAGCAGGTCCGCGACCGTATCCCCGTCGTCACCGCGTCTCGCGCCCCTCATCGCGGTGATCACCGCCGCGCTGTCCGGCGTTCTCGCCGGGCTCGCGCTCACGACCACGACCCCGGTGGCGGGCATCGCCCAGGTCGACACCGCCGTGCGTGTCGGACTTCCCCTCGCGAGGGCCGCCCTCGACCTCGCCGCCGTCGCCGCCATCGGCTGCGCGATCCTCCCCCTGCTGGCGGGTGATCGCGTACCGTCCTCGTCGGCCCGGGTGTTCGCGCAGGCCCGACTCGGTGTCGCGATGTCCGCGCTCGTGTGGGCGGTGGCGGCGCTGGCGAGCCTCGTGCTGCAGGCCGCCGAGTACCGGCCGGGCCGGGGCGCGCTGTCGTTCGCCGACCTCCGCTCCTACGTCGAGACGGTCGCCGCGGGCAAGGCGCTGCTGGTGGTGGCGGGGTTCGCGCTGACCCAGGCCCTGCTCGCCCTCGCGGCGGCCCGGCTCGGGCACAGGGTGCCTCCCGAACTCGTCGTCGGCGCGGGCCTGTTCGCACTGCTCCCGCTTCCCGTCACCGGCCACGCGGGCGACTCGCACTTCGCCGAATACGCGATGTTGCTGCTCGAACTGCACATCGTGAGCGTGGTCGCCTGGACCGGCGGCCTGGGCGCACTGATCGCACTCGCGCCACGGAACCGGAGCCTGCTGGCCACCGCACTGCCGCGGTTCTCGCGACTGGCCACGGCCTGCCTCGCCGTCGCGGCGGCCACGGGCGTGCTCAACGGCGTGGTCGAGTTCGTGCAACACCCGACGGTGGCCCTGTGGCCGGGACTGTTCACGACCGCGTACGGACAGTTGCTCCTCGGCAAGGTCGTCGCTCTCGCTGTGGTCGCCGCGCTCGGTGGCTACACGCGATGGAAGCTCATGCCGGGCGTCGTCCGCCACAAGCGCACCGCTCTGGCCGCGTTCGCCGTCGTGGAACTCTCCGTCATGGGACTCGCCTACGGACTCGCGGCGGTCCTGTCCCGCACACCCTTGGTGTGA